One Triticum dicoccoides isolate Atlit2015 ecotype Zavitan chromosome 4B, WEW_v2.0, whole genome shotgun sequence genomic window carries:
- the LOC119290765 gene encoding protein SIEL-like isoform X1: protein MDEGLAASEPGPSVAKRAQFMGPHASSSSGADPEVEIRALVSMASGLYPLARAEALSGLAAILKKVNAGGGVVECCYACAEKLLRDEDEGIRLAAVRLIGLCAEKFAMREELGGDGDQMDRVFLQLSSMARDMCTEVRIEAFNSLAKMQRVSGGVLLQSLSKKIIKTDTGSASSVKGKKLPPELSFPCAAGIFAHGVEDEFYQVRTVACKTLGALAKLSNQYAQKALDLLMDMMNDDTEAVRLQTLQTLFDMATYGCLSMQEKHMHMFLGILMDANIVVRNAARKILGSVNLPKLQMFKSALDGLIAGLEKNPEDQDIYDVLFSIGKNHGSFSANIAKHLAKEINMASDGELILDKPRIKALLMVSVSAAYDDKDKKLDIPTVIFSHAIPLFGMISCALAEDEQDSLLSYLYRQVGMQFWEKKLVSAEGGDYECFSVETVGGTHAQVETTGKTSKYSDEVVIMQSSRLILETVKGAWVVIKPYSIGEVQSTLRTCKEEVNSLAVNSSGSTSAVLSFVCDYLDAVQLIVEIWWFIQLDDSHAFGPTSLDILLEKLDTSVRRMKCCYAGLNRELEVQVLEFALLAILCRLSEFGTCSKLVLDKLHWIINHIDGLCADGSYELSDFSKEVKKVFDGNFIDGTPIVNICTFLEIFDLKPARDFEMLNATTAVLQVRDTDSENPLSYVYGLPVGVTFDMSLCNTSSHDRIWLRMVAGQSVQHVFLDLSCFEGNDKMKSCSRVIPFYATPMACSFVLRACLVIECPFGSIGTHQERHGGPRDCVVQLCDELDVYFVSADTEQRQWLK from the exons ATGGACGAGGGCCTCGCCGCTTCTGAACCCGGCCCGTCTGTCGCCAAGAGGGCTCAGTTTATGGGGCCGCACGCATCCAGTAGCTCAGGCGCTGACCCTGAGGTGGAGATCCGAGCACTAGTCTCGATGGCCAGCGGACTCTACCCATTGGCACGGGCGGAGGCGCTCAGCGGCCTCGCTGCGATCCTCAAGAAGGTGAATGCCGGCGGCGGGGTTGTGGAGTGCTGCTACGCTTGCGCGGAGAAATTGCTGAGGGACGAGGACGAGGGTATCAGGTTGGCCGCTGTACGATTG ATTGGCCTTTGTGCGGAGAAGTTTGCCATGAGAGAGGAGTTGGGTGGTGATGGTGACCAAATGGACCGGGTTTTCCTACAG CTGAGCTCCATGGCTAGGGACATGTGTACAGAAGTAAGAATTGAAGCATTCAACTCACTTGCCAAAATGCAGAGAGTATCTGGAGGTGTTTTGCTTCAGTCGCTGTCTAAGAAGATCATAAAAACTGACACCGGGAGTGCCTCTAGCGTCAAAGGGAAAAAACTACCACCTGAATTATCATTCCCCTGTGCTGCTGGCATATTTGCACATGGGGTTGAAGATGAATTCTATCAG GTCCGAACAGTTGCATGTAAAACGCTGGGAGCTCTTGCAAAGCTTTCAAACCAATATGCACAGAAGGCCTTGGACTTGTTGATGGACATGATGAATGATGATACAGAAGCAGTTAGACTGCAAACTTTGCAGACACTGTTTGATATGGCAACATATGGATGTTTGAGCATGCAGGAGAAGCACATGCACATG TTCCTTGGCATATTGATGGATGCCAACATCGTAGTTCGAAATGCAGCACGCAAGATCCTAGGGTCAGTGAATCTGCCTAAACTTCAAATGTTTAAATCTGCACTTGATGGTCTGATTGCAGGTCTGGAGAAAAATCCGGAG GATCAAGATATATATGACGTTCTGTTTTCCATTGGCAAGAATCATGGGAGCTTTTCAGCCAATATAGCCAAACatttagccaaagag ATCAATATGGCATCTGATGGAGAGCTGATCTTGGATAAACCTAGAATTAAAGCATTGTTAATGGTTTCTGTCTCGGCTGCTTATGATGATAAAGACAAAAAACTGGATATACCCACAGTTATATTTTCACATGCAATTCCCCTATTTGGGATGATCTCGTGTGCACTAGCCGAAGATGAACAGGATTCACTCTTATCCTACTTGTATCGTCAAGTTGGAATGCAGTTCTGGGAAAAGAAGTTAGTGTCTGCAGAAGGTGGAGATTATGAATGTTTCAGTGTTGAAACTGTGGGAGGAACTCATGCACAGGTAGAAACGACTGGAAAAACAAGCAAGTACTCAGATGAAGTCGTGATAATGCAATCGTCACGGCTCATATTAGAAACAGTTAAAGGAGCCTGGGTTGTGATAAAGCCGTACAGTATAGGAGAAGTTCAAAGTACTCTGAG AACATGCAAAGAAGAAGTCAATAGCTTAGCTGTAAATTCTTCTGGATCAACTAGTGCGGTGTTGAGCTTTGTATGCGACTATCTTGATGCAGTACAGCTCATTGTTGAAATATGGTGGTTCATTCAGTTGGATGATTCTCATGCTTTTGGCCCCACATCACTTGATATTTTGCTTGAGAAGTTGGATACATCTGTGAGAAGGATGAAATGTTGTTATGCTGGATTGAATAGAGAACTGGAGGTTCAAGTCTTGGAGTTTGCTTTGTTAGCTATCTTATGTAGACTGTCCGAGTTTGGAACATGTTCAAAATTAGTGCTAGATAAGTTGCATTGGATAATTAATCACATTGATGGTCTGTGTGCCGATGGATCCTATGAGCTTTCCGACTTCAGCAAAGAAGTTAAGAAAGTGTTTGATGGTAACTTTATCGACGGCACTCCTATTGTCAACATTTGCACCTTTCTTGAAATCTTTGATCTAAAACCAGCAAGAGATTTTGAAATGCTTAATGCTACAACTGCTGTGCTGCAAGTCCGGGATACAGATTCTGAAAATCCGTTATCATATGTTTATGGATTACCCGTGGGGGTGACCTTTGACATGTCTCTGTGCAATACCTCTAGTCATGATAGAATATGGCTCCGCATGGTTGCTGGTCAGTCCGTCCAACATGTCTTCTTAGACTTGTCGTGTTTTGAGGGCAATGATAAGATGAAGAGCTGCTCCAGAGTCATTCCTTTCTATGCTACCCCAATGGCATGTTCATTTGTTCTGAGGGCATGCTTGGTAATTGAATGCCCATTTGGAAGTATCGGCACTCACCAGGAACGACATGGAGGACCAAGAGATTGTGTAGTCCAACTATGTGATGAATTGGATGTCTACTTTGTTAGTGCTGATACCGAGCAAAGGCAATGGTTGAAATGA
- the LOC119290765 gene encoding protein SIEL-like isoform X2, with protein MREELGGDGDQMDRVFLQLSSMARDMCTEVRIEAFNSLAKMQRVSGGVLLQSLSKKIIKTDTGSASSVKGKKLPPELSFPCAAGIFAHGVEDEFYQVRTVACKTLGALAKLSNQYAQKALDLLMDMMNDDTEAVRLQTLQTLFDMATYGCLSMQEKHMHMFLGILMDANIVVRNAARKILGSVNLPKLQMFKSALDGLIAGLEKNPEDQDIYDVLFSIGKNHGSFSANIAKHLAKEINMASDGELILDKPRIKALLMVSVSAAYDDKDKKLDIPTVIFSHAIPLFGMISCALAEDEQDSLLSYLYRQVGMQFWEKKLVSAEGGDYECFSVETVGGTHAQVETTGKTSKYSDEVVIMQSSRLILETVKGAWVVIKPYSIGEVQSTLRTCKEEVNSLAVNSSGSTSAVLSFVCDYLDAVQLIVEIWWFIQLDDSHAFGPTSLDILLEKLDTSVRRMKCCYAGLNRELEVQVLEFALLAILCRLSEFGTCSKLVLDKLHWIINHIDGLCADGSYELSDFSKEVKKVFDGNFIDGTPIVNICTFLEIFDLKPARDFEMLNATTAVLQVRDTDSENPLSYVYGLPVGVTFDMSLCNTSSHDRIWLRMVAGQSVQHVFLDLSCFEGNDKMKSCSRVIPFYATPMACSFVLRACLVIECPFGSIGTHQERHGGPRDCVVQLCDELDVYFVSADTEQRQWLK; from the exons ATGAGAGAGGAGTTGGGTGGTGATGGTGACCAAATGGACCGGGTTTTCCTACAG CTGAGCTCCATGGCTAGGGACATGTGTACAGAAGTAAGAATTGAAGCATTCAACTCACTTGCCAAAATGCAGAGAGTATCTGGAGGTGTTTTGCTTCAGTCGCTGTCTAAGAAGATCATAAAAACTGACACCGGGAGTGCCTCTAGCGTCAAAGGGAAAAAACTACCACCTGAATTATCATTCCCCTGTGCTGCTGGCATATTTGCACATGGGGTTGAAGATGAATTCTATCAG GTCCGAACAGTTGCATGTAAAACGCTGGGAGCTCTTGCAAAGCTTTCAAACCAATATGCACAGAAGGCCTTGGACTTGTTGATGGACATGATGAATGATGATACAGAAGCAGTTAGACTGCAAACTTTGCAGACACTGTTTGATATGGCAACATATGGATGTTTGAGCATGCAGGAGAAGCACATGCACATG TTCCTTGGCATATTGATGGATGCCAACATCGTAGTTCGAAATGCAGCACGCAAGATCCTAGGGTCAGTGAATCTGCCTAAACTTCAAATGTTTAAATCTGCACTTGATGGTCTGATTGCAGGTCTGGAGAAAAATCCGGAG GATCAAGATATATATGACGTTCTGTTTTCCATTGGCAAGAATCATGGGAGCTTTTCAGCCAATATAGCCAAACatttagccaaagag ATCAATATGGCATCTGATGGAGAGCTGATCTTGGATAAACCTAGAATTAAAGCATTGTTAATGGTTTCTGTCTCGGCTGCTTATGATGATAAAGACAAAAAACTGGATATACCCACAGTTATATTTTCACATGCAATTCCCCTATTTGGGATGATCTCGTGTGCACTAGCCGAAGATGAACAGGATTCACTCTTATCCTACTTGTATCGTCAAGTTGGAATGCAGTTCTGGGAAAAGAAGTTAGTGTCTGCAGAAGGTGGAGATTATGAATGTTTCAGTGTTGAAACTGTGGGAGGAACTCATGCACAGGTAGAAACGACTGGAAAAACAAGCAAGTACTCAGATGAAGTCGTGATAATGCAATCGTCACGGCTCATATTAGAAACAGTTAAAGGAGCCTGGGTTGTGATAAAGCCGTACAGTATAGGAGAAGTTCAAAGTACTCTGAG AACATGCAAAGAAGAAGTCAATAGCTTAGCTGTAAATTCTTCTGGATCAACTAGTGCGGTGTTGAGCTTTGTATGCGACTATCTTGATGCAGTACAGCTCATTGTTGAAATATGGTGGTTCATTCAGTTGGATGATTCTCATGCTTTTGGCCCCACATCACTTGATATTTTGCTTGAGAAGTTGGATACATCTGTGAGAAGGATGAAATGTTGTTATGCTGGATTGAATAGAGAACTGGAGGTTCAAGTCTTGGAGTTTGCTTTGTTAGCTATCTTATGTAGACTGTCCGAGTTTGGAACATGTTCAAAATTAGTGCTAGATAAGTTGCATTGGATAATTAATCACATTGATGGTCTGTGTGCCGATGGATCCTATGAGCTTTCCGACTTCAGCAAAGAAGTTAAGAAAGTGTTTGATGGTAACTTTATCGACGGCACTCCTATTGTCAACATTTGCACCTTTCTTGAAATCTTTGATCTAAAACCAGCAAGAGATTTTGAAATGCTTAATGCTACAACTGCTGTGCTGCAAGTCCGGGATACAGATTCTGAAAATCCGTTATCATATGTTTATGGATTACCCGTGGGGGTGACCTTTGACATGTCTCTGTGCAATACCTCTAGTCATGATAGAATATGGCTCCGCATGGTTGCTGGTCAGTCCGTCCAACATGTCTTCTTAGACTTGTCGTGTTTTGAGGGCAATGATAAGATGAAGAGCTGCTCCAGAGTCATTCCTTTCTATGCTACCCCAATGGCATGTTCATTTGTTCTGAGGGCATGCTTGGTAATTGAATGCCCATTTGGAAGTATCGGCACTCACCAGGAACGACATGGAGGACCAAGAGATTGTGTAGTCCAACTATGTGATGAATTGGATGTCTACTTTGTTAGTGCTGATACCGAGCAAAGGCAATGGTTGAAATGA